A region of Leclercia adecarboxylata DNA encodes the following proteins:
- a CDS encoding glycosyltransferase family 2 protein: protein MTVEYNKDELLTHFDEQWYLQTYRDVSQTGLPAREHFKRYGRLLGRKPCADWVISALSPVAPAVHLPWIALNQLSVDPERMHGWTSEGNDPYFILDLEHLSQTGKGWYQFNLTLDCSGKQGLAKFYLDTGKGFNEFETVTLPYKKAVTASRLFYLDSPLVALRFDPLEQEGAFSVSQFEITAISDSQIEPALLARIQQEHQSYRNMELTMIKESVSSESGSLSMDRLVSLYNETFSFTLPSVDYEEWIETVETPSLPNREEVAAILATMATPPVISVVMPVYNPAEIYLRACLDSVIAQSYPRWELCIADDKSPKEHVQRVLREYEAKDKRIKVVYRQQNGHISAASNSALEIAKGDFVALLDHDDALPEHALLFMAQSISAQPETQILYSDEDKLNGRGERFDPHFKSDWNPDLFFSQNYVSHLGVYRRNLLQKIGGFRLGVEGSQDQDLLLRCLPHVQADQIVHIPRVLYHWRTIEGSTALASGEKSYTTDAGIKALRDYFATQQPGVEVDAGLVPNTYRVRYPIPKPAPLVSLLIPTRDRRSLTETAVRSILEKSTYTNFEILILDNGSVEADTLEFFRDIQLEDRRVKVLAYDFPFNYSAINNFGSRHAKGSVIGLVNNDVEVINPEWLTEMVSQCLRPEIGCVGAKLYYSNDTVQHGGVILGIGGVGGHSHKHFPRQHPGYFSRLVLPQSLSAVTAACLLIRKEIFDLVSGLDEENLKVAFNDVDFCLKVREAGYRNLWTPYAELYHYESISRGAEDSPEKIARFAQEVNFMKTKWGKCLEIDPFYSNNLTKDKEDFSL from the coding sequence ATGACAGTTGAATACAACAAGGACGAGCTGCTCACGCATTTTGATGAGCAATGGTATTTACAGACCTATCGGGACGTAAGCCAGACAGGATTACCTGCCAGAGAACATTTCAAACGCTATGGTAGGCTGCTGGGACGTAAACCTTGTGCTGACTGGGTAATTTCGGCACTGAGTCCAGTGGCACCAGCAGTACATCTACCCTGGATCGCACTGAACCAACTTTCCGTAGATCCTGAGCGCATGCATGGGTGGACTTCAGAAGGGAATGACCCTTATTTCATCCTTGATTTAGAGCACCTGTCTCAAACAGGAAAAGGGTGGTATCAGTTTAACCTGACGCTGGATTGCTCCGGAAAACAAGGGTTAGCCAAGTTCTATCTGGATACCGGAAAAGGATTTAATGAATTTGAAACCGTGACTCTGCCATACAAAAAAGCAGTAACGGCGAGCCGCCTTTTTTATCTCGATTCTCCGCTGGTTGCGCTGCGCTTTGATCCCCTGGAACAAGAAGGTGCATTCTCAGTTAGTCAGTTCGAAATCACGGCAATCAGCGACAGCCAAATAGAACCTGCATTGCTGGCACGCATTCAGCAGGAACACCAAAGCTATCGCAATATGGAATTGACGATGATCAAGGAGTCTGTCTCTTCTGAAAGCGGTAGCCTGTCGATGGATCGCCTTGTGTCCCTCTACAACGAGACCTTTAGTTTCACGCTACCTTCCGTGGACTATGAAGAGTGGATTGAAACCGTCGAAACGCCATCCCTGCCCAATCGGGAAGAAGTTGCCGCGATACTGGCGACGATGGCTACACCGCCCGTTATTTCAGTAGTGATGCCTGTCTATAACCCGGCAGAGATCTACCTACGCGCCTGCTTAGATTCAGTCATTGCACAAAGCTACCCTCGCTGGGAACTGTGCATCGCTGACGACAAATCCCCAAAAGAACATGTTCAGCGCGTGCTGCGGGAATACGAAGCCAAAGATAAGCGTATTAAAGTGGTCTACCGCCAACAGAATGGGCACATTTCAGCAGCGTCTAACAGTGCCCTGGAAATTGCCAAAGGCGATTTTGTGGCGTTACTGGATCACGATGATGCTCTCCCAGAGCATGCCCTACTGTTTATGGCTCAAAGCATTAGTGCGCAGCCAGAAACCCAGATTCTTTACAGCGATGAAGACAAGCTCAACGGCCGAGGTGAACGTTTTGATCCTCATTTCAAAAGCGACTGGAACCCGGATCTGTTCTTCTCACAAAACTACGTCTCTCACCTTGGGGTTTATCGCCGCAATCTGCTTCAGAAAATCGGTGGATTCCGTCTGGGTGTAGAAGGCAGCCAGGATCAGGATCTTCTGCTGCGTTGCCTGCCGCATGTGCAAGCAGATCAGATCGTACATATCCCTCGCGTGCTGTATCACTGGCGTACCATTGAAGGCTCTACAGCACTGGCTTCAGGTGAGAAAAGCTATACCACCGATGCGGGCATTAAAGCGTTACGCGATTATTTTGCAACCCAGCAACCAGGCGTAGAAGTTGATGCCGGTCTGGTACCAAACACCTATCGGGTACGTTACCCAATACCCAAGCCCGCACCATTGGTTAGCTTGTTAATTCCTACTCGTGACCGTCGTTCACTGACTGAGACGGCAGTGCGCAGTATCCTTGAGAAAAGTACCTATACCAATTTCGAGATTCTTATTCTGGATAACGGCAGCGTCGAAGCCGATACCCTGGAATTTTTCCGTGATATCCAGTTAGAAGATCGTCGCGTTAAAGTGCTGGCGTATGACTTCCCGTTTAACTACTCAGCGATTAACAACTTCGGTTCGCGCCATGCTAAAGGTTCCGTGATTGGCTTAGTAAATAATGATGTCGAAGTGATCAACCCAGAATGGTTAACCGAAATGGTAAGCCAATGTCTGCGACCTGAAATTGGTTGTGTCGGTGCCAAGCTCTACTACAGCAACGATACAGTACAGCACGGTGGCGTTATCCTTGGAATTGGTGGTGTCGGTGGGCATTCGCATAAACACTTCCCTCGCCAGCATCCTGGCTATTTTAGTCGGCTAGTACTGCCCCAATCACTCTCCGCAGTTACTGCCGCGTGTTTGCTGATTCGTAAAGAGATCTTCGATTTAGTTTCTGGCCTTGATGAAGAAAATCTCAAGGTTGCGTTTAACGATGTGGATTTTTGCCTCAAGGTACGTGAAGCCGGTTATCGCAACCTCTGGACGCCTTACGCAGAACTTTATCATTATGAGTCGATAAGTCGTGGCGCAGAAGACTCTCCTGAGAAAAT
- a CDS encoding class I SAM-dependent methyltransferase: MGTQQSSRSQARLKQASEKQTKTELDFIFKRPIFWRPSYIAQSAWLEHIPFAFWLIDTLQPRKIVELGTHYGSSYFSFCQAVTKLDLQTQCYAVDTWGGDEHAGQYGEEVYRQVSEYNQQHYSDFSTLVRSTFDQALEHFPQGSIDLLHIDGLHTLEAVRHDFESWLPKLSDRAVVIMHDTNVRERGFGVFQLLDELKQQYPHFEFAHGHGLGVIGVGSEQSSEMMSLYGLSDNPSATRQVQEVFSRLGKACGYSWENSEIKRQMVALQSSQQAETQNVMEQQALERGRLAERITAQNHTIKALEEKLAQQADQTAELTLQKQQISALTTELETSSQHAAELQTTLTLCEQQRDESLASQQNLETLLAETREQFTQAVAERDLIAQEKQTLQEQQTEAQEQQNALQQQLHEQTLHLNEETQRAAQLTLALNKNNVVLSEYSQQLSALQQQIDELTTALTAAHQQQDQLSQTLATEASQWQQQKQTLTEAHDELQNKCNALTTDLAASCAVLEQFEAAQQIWQTREQELDGALDARDREINHLTQSLAESTQTIDKQNNELELARDELAVLLQRHHAEQAESQQQLSQLNQSLSERFTEIATLTQWLEEREQTSVNEQRKLTEEHQQQLNVLRQTLSEQATEIATLTRYLEERDQAAIKAAEEYNDHQQAWLKEQASLTQSTTDLQQQLTTLKQQATQQQAQLGSRINDLVKQNEALESSISERFRELATMTRHTEQLTRELQQKEQQLQKAKDRAQNLKQTVSWKLTAPVRALGRTFKENPTATPAVSMSNAERIAASGLFDELWYLHRYPEVADSGLSAIEHFIQIGADKGYSPSALFDTRWYLQTYADVAQGSINPLLHYILHGKAEQRHCLPDNTRK; this comes from the coding sequence ATGGGCACTCAGCAAAGCAGCCGTTCACAGGCGCGCCTAAAACAAGCATCCGAAAAACAAACAAAAACCGAGCTGGATTTTATTTTTAAGCGCCCTATTTTTTGGCGCCCTTCCTACATTGCACAATCCGCCTGGTTAGAACATATTCCGTTTGCTTTCTGGTTAATTGACACCCTGCAACCCCGCAAGATTGTTGAGCTGGGTACCCATTACGGCAGCTCCTATTTTTCTTTCTGCCAGGCCGTGACGAAGCTGGATCTCCAAACCCAATGCTATGCGGTAGATACCTGGGGCGGTGATGAACATGCAGGCCAGTATGGCGAAGAGGTTTATCGTCAGGTTTCTGAATACAACCAGCAACACTACTCAGACTTCTCCACACTTGTGCGCAGCACATTCGATCAGGCACTGGAACACTTCCCGCAGGGCAGCATTGATTTGCTGCATATCGATGGCCTGCATACCCTGGAAGCTGTACGTCATGATTTTGAGAGCTGGTTGCCGAAGCTCTCTGATAGAGCCGTTGTCATCATGCATGACACCAACGTACGTGAGCGCGGCTTTGGGGTATTCCAGCTTCTGGATGAGCTTAAGCAGCAGTACCCTCATTTTGAGTTTGCCCATGGGCACGGGCTGGGCGTGATTGGTGTCGGCAGCGAGCAATCATCAGAGATGATGAGCCTGTATGGTCTCTCAGATAATCCGTCTGCTACCAGACAGGTACAAGAAGTCTTCTCTCGTCTCGGTAAAGCCTGTGGTTATAGCTGGGAAAACAGCGAAATAAAGCGCCAGATGGTTGCGCTGCAATCAAGCCAGCAAGCAGAAACTCAGAATGTGATGGAGCAACAGGCCCTGGAAAGGGGACGCCTGGCGGAGCGCATCACTGCTCAGAATCACACCATTAAAGCGCTGGAAGAAAAGCTCGCGCAACAGGCCGATCAAACCGCTGAACTTACTCTTCAGAAGCAGCAGATTAGTGCGTTAACCACAGAGCTGGAGACATCCAGCCAGCATGCCGCCGAACTGCAAACGACCCTCACACTTTGTGAACAACAACGAGACGAAAGTCTGGCAAGCCAGCAAAACCTGGAAACTCTGCTCGCAGAAACCCGAGAGCAATTTACCCAGGCGGTTGCCGAACGTGACCTGATTGCACAAGAAAAGCAAACGCTGCAGGAACAACAAACAGAAGCGCAGGAACAGCAGAACGCCCTGCAACAGCAACTGCATGAGCAAACATTGCACCTTAATGAAGAAACCCAGCGTGCCGCGCAACTGACCCTCGCACTCAATAAAAACAACGTAGTGCTCAGTGAGTATTCACAACAGCTCAGCGCATTGCAGCAGCAGATTGATGAGCTGACTACCGCACTGACTGCAGCACATCAGCAGCAGGATCAACTCAGCCAGACTCTGGCGACCGAAGCCAGCCAATGGCAACAGCAGAAACAAACACTGACTGAAGCGCATGATGAGCTACAGAATAAGTGTAACGCCCTGACCACCGATCTCGCGGCAAGTTGCGCTGTGCTGGAGCAGTTTGAAGCGGCACAGCAAATATGGCAGACGCGCGAGCAGGAGTTGGATGGCGCCTTAGATGCTCGTGATCGTGAAATTAATCATCTCACCCAGAGCCTCGCAGAAAGCACTCAGACAATCGATAAGCAGAATAATGAGCTTGAGCTGGCCCGTGATGAACTCGCGGTATTGCTGCAGCGACACCATGCGGAACAAGCGGAATCTCAGCAGCAGTTGAGCCAGCTAAATCAAAGCCTGAGCGAACGGTTTACGGAGATCGCAACGCTGACCCAATGGCTGGAAGAACGTGAGCAGACGTCAGTCAATGAACAGAGAAAACTGACAGAAGAACATCAACAGCAGCTGAACGTACTGAGACAAACGCTGAGTGAACAGGCTACTGAGATCGCAACACTGACCCGCTACCTGGAAGAGCGTGACCAGGCAGCAATTAAAGCGGCTGAAGAATACAACGATCATCAGCAAGCATGGCTCAAAGAGCAAGCCAGCCTGACCCAGAGTACTACAGACCTGCAACAGCAACTAACGACCCTCAAGCAGCAAGCCACGCAGCAGCAAGCTCAGCTTGGGTCGCGTATTAATGATCTGGTTAAGCAAAACGAAGCGCTGGAATCCAGTATCAGCGAACGTTTCCGCGAACTGGCAACCATGACACGCCATACCGAGCAATTAACTCGCGAACTGCAACAAAAAGAACAGCAACTTCAGAAAGCGAAAGATCGCGCTCAAAACCTGAAGCAGACCGTGTCCTGGAAACTGACCGCCCCCGTGCGCGCCCTGGGCCGCACATTTAAAGAAAATCCAACAGCCACACCAGCGGTTTCCATGAGCAATGCAGAACGTATTGCGGCATCTGGCCTGTTCGACGAACTCTGGTATTTGCATCGTTATCCGGAAGTTGCGGACTCCGGTCTGTCGGCCATTGAGCACTTTATCCAGATTGGTGCTGATAAAGGTTATAGCCCGAGTGCTTTATTTGATACGCGCTGGTACTTGCAGACTTATGCGGACGTAGCGCAAGGCTCTATCAATCCATTACTTCATTACATACTGCACGGAAAGGCAGAACAGCGTCATTGCCTGCCAGACAACACGAGAAAATAA
- a CDS encoding sugar transporter, with amino-acid sequence MQSAFIRNYNKPKKMTQPSRFNKHSGLMRKLNKLKTKPKHFIIDSSGYKFAHRSWKQSLKLGSFQWVVACFAIAVIYFGFIASDRYVSRAELVVKQSDQIKMLPDALSMLGLGGNNHQDMLLIQDYLKSADLLNKLDKELGLKAHYQSHKVDYFSRLPDNVSREEFLKYYREHLTLRLDDISGVLTIELQAFDPAYGQKVVGVMLKESEGFINKLGHQVALEQLAFVEKEVDHAYQRLQTEKAKVLEFQNTHHLISPESTSTARMGVVSQIEAQLAQQQAQLKQLQSYMKSTAPAVVSVQARVDALTEQLAQEQARLTGADKNSMNEVTASYMDVQTQATLAADLYKTGLISLEQARIEAYRKLKHLLVISQPTLAEDAEYPRRLYNLATIGVLLCLLYGLIVMGLATLREHQD; translated from the coding sequence ATGCAATCAGCATTTATCAGAAACTATAACAAGCCCAAAAAAATGACCCAGCCATCCCGCTTTAATAAACATTCAGGTTTGATGCGCAAACTGAATAAATTAAAAACTAAACCTAAACATTTCATTATTGATTCCAGCGGTTATAAATTTGCTCACCGTTCATGGAAACAAAGCCTCAAGCTCGGTAGCTTTCAGTGGGTAGTGGCTTGCTTTGCCATCGCCGTTATCTACTTCGGGTTCATTGCCTCGGATCGTTATGTAAGCCGAGCGGAGTTAGTCGTGAAACAATCTGACCAGATTAAAATGCTGCCGGATGCCCTATCGATGTTGGGGCTGGGCGGCAACAATCATCAGGATATGCTACTGATTCAGGACTATCTTAAATCTGCCGATCTTCTTAATAAACTGGACAAAGAGCTTGGACTGAAAGCTCATTATCAAAGCCACAAAGTCGATTACTTCTCTCGCCTTCCAGACAATGTCAGCCGCGAAGAATTTCTTAAATACTACCGTGAACATCTTACATTGCGTCTGGATGATATCTCCGGTGTGCTGACGATTGAGCTTCAGGCCTTTGACCCTGCCTATGGGCAAAAAGTGGTTGGAGTAATGCTTAAAGAGTCCGAAGGCTTTATCAATAAACTAGGACACCAGGTCGCACTGGAACAATTGGCCTTTGTTGAAAAAGAAGTTGATCACGCCTATCAACGATTACAGACCGAAAAAGCCAAAGTGCTGGAGTTTCAAAATACCCATCACCTTATTAGTCCAGAATCAACCAGCACGGCCCGCATGGGTGTAGTAAGCCAGATTGAAGCTCAACTAGCACAGCAACAGGCCCAATTAAAACAGCTGCAAAGCTATATGAAATCAACCGCACCTGCTGTTGTTTCCGTTCAGGCTCGAGTCGATGCGTTAACCGAGCAGTTAGCGCAAGAACAAGCCCGACTCACCGGGGCGGATAAAAACTCAATGAACGAAGTGACCGCCAGCTATATGGATGTTCAAACGCAGGCCACACTTGCGGCGGACCTCTATAAAACAGGCCTTATCAGCCTGGAGCAAGCCAGAATTGAAGCGTACCGCAAACTTAAACACCTGCTGGTTATCAGTCAGCCAACGCTGGCTGAAGATGCCGAATACCCACGTCGCCTTTATAACCTGGCTACCATCGGCGTTCTGCTGTGCCTGTTATACGGTTTGATCGTGATGGGCCTGGCAACTCTGCGAGAGCATCAGGACTAA
- a CDS encoding ABC transporter ATP-binding protein: MIILDNVSKYYPTKFGRNYVLRDVNIILPRDRNIGILGANGAGKSTLLRLLGGMDAPSKGKVTRQCRVSWPLALGGGFQGSMTGRENTRFVCRIHGVRDTQVIEEWVKDFSEIGQHFELPIKAYSSGMRSKFSFAVSMAFDFEIYLTDEITSVGDARFKQKCIDVFNQKRETASLIMVSHDMKNLRQQCDMGIVLRNSTLEMFDNIEDAISIYQKL; encoded by the coding sequence ATGATCATACTTGATAACGTATCTAAATATTACCCCACCAAATTTGGGCGTAATTATGTGTTGCGTGATGTGAATATCATCCTCCCTCGCGATCGAAATATAGGTATTTTAGGTGCCAATGGTGCAGGAAAATCAACGCTGCTCCGCCTGCTAGGTGGCATGGACGCGCCGAGTAAAGGAAAAGTTACCCGTCAATGTAGAGTCTCATGGCCTCTTGCATTAGGAGGGGGGTTTCAAGGCAGTATGACCGGAAGAGAAAACACTCGCTTTGTCTGCCGAATACATGGTGTACGTGATACGCAGGTCATTGAAGAATGGGTAAAAGATTTTTCTGAAATAGGCCAACATTTCGAATTACCTATTAAGGCCTATTCCAGCGGAATGCGTTCTAAATTCTCATTTGCTGTCAGTATGGCCTTTGATTTTGAAATCTATCTAACCGATGAAATTACTTCCGTAGGCGATGCCCGCTTCAAACAGAAATGCATTGATGTTTTTAACCAAAAGCGCGAAACAGCCAGCCTGATTATGGTGTCTCACGATATGAAAAACTTACGTCAACAATGTGACATGGGAATTGTGCTACGTAACAGCACTCTTGAGATGTTTGACAATATTGAAGATGCAATCAGCATTTATCAGAAACTATAA
- a CDS encoding ABC transporter permease yields MLKPVLNQTPRSSFQVLRDVTFGLLIRELKTRFGSYRLGYAWALLDPLLMIGLFSAIFGMRSQSGFGGVPVQIFITAGYLPFMFFNKVVSQLKSAVNANMGLFCYRQVTPFATFIARFILEAIIGLVVGCVLVLGLLWFGFDAIPNDPLQVILIYSLLMIFSFSLGVIFCVLGSLFKEADKFLSLIMMPLMFVSCVMYPLASIPAQYQHWFLWNPLVHAVELIRAGWIAGYVSPDVSWLFLSSVTLVILTFAMSCYRLSHRRLIAS; encoded by the coding sequence ATGCTTAAACCTGTTCTCAATCAAACGCCCCGCAGCTCGTTCCAGGTGCTGCGCGATGTGACGTTTGGCCTGCTTATTCGTGAACTGAAAACGAGATTTGGGAGTTACCGGCTGGGGTATGCCTGGGCGCTGTTGGATCCGTTGTTGATGATTGGTTTGTTTAGCGCGATTTTTGGGATGCGTAGCCAGAGCGGTTTTGGTGGTGTGCCAGTGCAAATTTTTATAACTGCAGGCTATTTGCCTTTCATGTTTTTCAACAAAGTGGTCAGCCAGTTGAAATCTGCTGTTAATGCCAACATGGGACTTTTCTGCTACCGACAAGTTACACCCTTCGCAACTTTTATTGCCCGATTTATTCTTGAAGCTATTATTGGTTTGGTTGTAGGTTGTGTACTTGTATTAGGATTACTTTGGTTTGGTTTTGATGCTATCCCCAACGATCCTTTACAAGTTATTTTAATCTACTCTTTACTAATGATCTTTTCATTTTCGTTGGGTGTTATTTTTTGTGTTCTGGGCAGTTTATTTAAAGAAGCAGACAAGTTTCTAAGCTTAATTATGATGCCGCTAATGTTTGTTTCCTGTGTGATGTATCCCCTTGCGAGCATACCGGCGCAGTACCAACACTGGTTTTTATGGAATCCTTTGGTGCATGCTGTTGAGTTAATTCGTGCTGGCTGGATTGCTGGCTACGTCAGCCCTGATGTGAGCTGGCTTTTTTTATCGAGCGTTACCTTGGTAATACTGACATTTGCAATGAGTTGTTATCGTCTAAGCCACCGTCGTCTGATAGCCAGCTAA
- a CDS encoding polysaccharide biosynthesis/export family protein, whose product MKITNLRQLSAVLLLACVSCASLAAPTQQEAQAFGMNTPADNGDGRLQLGGEQAMSGQANTSSTTGTFAQQNRQGMLLPGESDVRKLLPQSESGLPPPYGANLFAGGYETERSDGLNDNYLIAPGDKLNIWIWGAVNFSNVVTVDNQGNIFIPDVGPINVKNVAASKVNNLVTSHISEVFTNNVNVYVNLLTATPVSVYVTGPVIRPGQYAGQSSDSVLYFLKRAGGIDSDRGSYRHIKVLRQNRVIQQIDLYEFMQQGRMPKLSLKDQDVILVEPQGPMINVAGKVRNPFRFELKNSTALGSELIDYALPLAKVSHVGVIGDRSNGPFSVYMPYKDFDRIQLSDGDKVLFNDDMHAQVYDVQVMGSYRGPSYFTVRKETRLHDLLNHIPIDPNMADYGSIYIMRKSVAARQKEMLEDSLNRLERSVFTAPASSDGEASIRTKEAELVMRFVEKARKIQPLGKVVVSDKGVIANILLEQGDQIVIPNKTDLIQVGGEVMMPQAVVFNKNASLEDYVAWAGGFTDRANDQRIAVVHANGLMEFKDGGDVMPGDQILVMPKVDSKMMQSIKDITQVIYQVAVAANVVLN is encoded by the coding sequence GTGAAGATAACGAATTTACGGCAATTGAGTGCCGTTCTGTTGCTGGCCTGCGTCTCCTGCGCATCTTTAGCCGCCCCCACCCAGCAAGAAGCCCAGGCTTTTGGGATGAACACCCCGGCAGATAACGGCGATGGCCGACTGCAACTTGGCGGCGAGCAGGCGATGAGCGGCCAGGCGAACACCTCCTCCACCACCGGGACTTTCGCGCAGCAAAACCGTCAGGGCATGTTACTGCCGGGCGAGTCCGACGTGCGTAAACTCCTCCCGCAGTCCGAGTCCGGCCTGCCCCCTCCTTACGGTGCCAACCTGTTTGCCGGTGGCTATGAAACCGAGCGCAGCGACGGCCTGAACGATAATTACCTGATTGCCCCCGGCGACAAGCTGAATATCTGGATCTGGGGTGCAGTGAATTTCTCCAACGTCGTGACCGTGGATAATCAGGGTAATATTTTCATTCCTGATGTCGGGCCAATTAACGTTAAAAACGTTGCGGCGAGCAAGGTTAATAACTTAGTCACCAGCCACATCAGCGAAGTATTCACCAATAACGTTAATGTTTACGTTAATTTATTGACCGCGACGCCGGTCAGCGTATATGTCACCGGACCGGTGATCCGCCCTGGACAATATGCCGGACAGTCATCCGACAGCGTTTTATATTTTCTGAAACGCGCGGGAGGGATCGATTCCGACCGCGGAAGCTATCGTCACATTAAAGTATTGCGCCAGAACCGCGTGATCCAGCAGATCGACCTTTACGAGTTTATGCAGCAGGGCAGAATGCCGAAGCTGTCGCTGAAAGATCAGGACGTGATCCTGGTTGAACCTCAGGGGCCGATGATCAACGTGGCGGGGAAAGTGCGTAACCCGTTCCGCTTCGAGCTGAAGAACAGCACCGCGCTGGGCTCTGAGCTGATCGACTACGCCCTGCCGCTCGCCAAGGTGAGCCACGTGGGCGTGATTGGCGATCGCTCCAACGGTCCGTTCTCGGTCTATATGCCGTATAAAGATTTCGACCGCATTCAGCTGAGCGACGGCGACAAAGTGCTGTTCAACGACGACATGCATGCGCAGGTGTACGACGTGCAGGTGATGGGCAGCTACCGTGGGCCATCTTACTTCACCGTGCGTAAAGAGACCCGTCTGCACGATCTGCTGAACCACATCCCGATTGACCCGAACATGGCGGATTACGGCTCGATCTACATCATGCGTAAGAGCGTGGCCGCGCGGCAGAAAGAGATGCTGGAAGACTCCCTCAACCGCCTGGAGCGCAGCGTGTTTACCGCGCCAGCCAGCTCTGACGGTGAAGCCTCCATCCGTACCAAAGAAGCCGAGCTGGTGATGCGCTTTGTGGAAAAAGCCCGCAAGATCCAGCCGCTGGGTAAAGTGGTGGTGTCAGATAAGGGCGTGATCGCCAACATCCTGCTGGAACAGGGCGACCAGATTGTGATCCCGAACAAAACCGACCTGATTCAGGTGGGTGGCGAAGTGATGATGCCGCAGGCGGTGGTCTTCAACAAAAACGCCAGCCTGGAAGACTACGTGGCCTGGGCAGGCGGCTTTACCGACCGTGCGAACGACCAGCGTATTGCCGTGGTACATGCCAACGGGCTGATGGAGTTTAAAGACGGCGGTGATGTGATGCCGGGCGATCAGATTCTGGTCATGCCGAAAGTGGACAGCAAAATGATGCAGTCCATCAAGGACATCACTCAGGTCATCTATCAGGTTGCCGTGGCGGCCAACGTGGTCCTGAATTAA
- a CDS encoding 4-hydroxyphenylacetate 3-monooxygenase reductase subunit: MQHDEQRLRFRDAMASLSAAVNVITTDGEAGRCGITATAVCSVTDTPPSVMVCLNANSAMNPVFQGNGKLCINVLNHEQELMARHFAGMTGMAMEERFTLSCWQKGVLAQPVLSGALASLEGEISQVQTIGTHLVYLVAIKNIHLSEDGHGLIYFKRRFHPVLIEQELTV, translated from the coding sequence ATGCAACATGATGAACAACGCCTGCGTTTTCGCGACGCGATGGCCAGCCTCTCTGCGGCGGTCAACGTCATTACCACCGACGGCGAAGCCGGACGCTGCGGCATCACCGCTACCGCCGTCTGCTCGGTAACGGATACCCCACCGTCGGTGATGGTGTGCCTGAATGCCAACAGCGCCATGAACCCGGTTTTCCAGGGGAACGGCAAGCTGTGCATTAACGTGCTCAACCACGAACAGGAGCTGATGGCGCGGCATTTTGCCGGAATGACCGGCATGGCGATGGAGGAGCGGTTCACCCTCTCCTGCTGGCAAAAAGGGGTGCTGGCCCAGCCGGTGTTAAGCGGAGCGCTGGCGAGCCTGGAAGGTGAGATTAGCCAGGTACAGACCATCGGCACCCACCTGGTCTACCTGGTGGCAATCAAAAATATCCACTTAAGTGAGGACGGACACGGGCTGATTTACTTTAAACGCAGATTTCATCCGGTGTTAATTGAGCAAGAATTAACCGTTTAA